In the genome of Candidatus Obscuribacterales bacterium, one region contains:
- a CDS encoding aspartate-semialdehyde dehydrogenase, protein MPQSYRVAILGATGAVGTELIALLDQRQFPISELRLLASPRSAGSYLSFQGEEVLVQAVGDRSFEGIDIVLASAGASTSKAWASQAIAAGAVVIDNSSAFRMDPQVPLVVPEVNPEAAGLHQGLIANPNCTTILMAVALWPLHQAKPLCRVVAATYQSASGAGARAMEEVKLQAQAILNGETPPTELFPYPLAFNLFPHNSPLSDDGYCQEELKMVNETRKIFGVPELRITATCVRVPVLRAHSEALNLEFAEPFPVDQARSLLAKAPGVKLVEDWSANYFPMPIDASGQDDVLVGRIRQDLSHPHGLELWICGDQIRKGAALNAVQIAELLVERGWVRSPASPSELLKSSSR, encoded by the coding sequence TTGCCTCAATCCTATCGAGTTGCAATTTTAGGCGCGACCGGAGCGGTGGGTACCGAGCTAATCGCACTTTTAGATCAGCGTCAGTTTCCTATTTCTGAGCTACGGCTCTTGGCTTCGCCTCGGTCGGCGGGCAGTTACCTTTCATTTCAAGGTGAAGAGGTTCTGGTGCAAGCTGTGGGCGATCGCTCCTTTGAGGGCATTGATATTGTCCTAGCGTCAGCCGGAGCTTCGACCTCTAAAGCTTGGGCTAGTCAAGCGATCGCAGCGGGGGCTGTGGTCATTGATAATTCCAGCGCCTTTCGCATGGATCCCCAGGTGCCCCTGGTGGTGCCGGAGGTCAATCCCGAGGCAGCAGGGCTGCACCAAGGGCTGATTGCCAACCCCAACTGCACCACAATTTTGATGGCGGTCGCTCTCTGGCCCCTGCATCAAGCCAAGCCCCTTTGCCGAGTTGTAGCCGCTACCTACCAGTCTGCCAGCGGCGCAGGGGCGCGGGCGATGGAGGAAGTGAAGCTGCAGGCCCAGGCGATTCTCAATGGAGAAACGCCGCCTACGGAGCTATTTCCCTATCCCCTGGCCTTCAACCTCTTCCCCCACAATTCGCCATTGAGCGATGATGGCTATTGCCAGGAAGAGCTGAAAATGGTGAACGAAACGCGGAAAATTTTTGGTGTGCCTGAGTTGCGGATTACCGCCACCTGTGTGCGGGTGCCGGTGCTGCGGGCCCACTCGGAAGCGCTCAACTTGGAATTTGCTGAACCCTTTCCTGTCGATCAAGCGCGATCGCTGCTGGCTAAGGCTCCTGGGGTTAAACTGGTGGAAGACTGGTCGGCCAACTATTTCCCCATGCCCATAGATGCTAGCGGTCAGGATGACGTACTGGTGGGGCGGATTCGCCAAGACCTCTCCCATCCCCATGGGTTAGAATTATGGATCTGCGGCGATCAAATTCGCAAAGGGGCGGCTTTGAATGCGGTTCAGATTGCTGAATTGCTGGTGGAGCGTGGCTGGGTGCGATCGCCCGCGTCCCCGAGTGAACTGCTGAAGTCGTCCTCCCG